The Apostichopus japonicus isolate 1M-3 chromosome 3, ASM3797524v1, whole genome shotgun sequence region GGTCTGAATCTCCAGGAAGGTACTTGCGATAATTTTCAGCCATTTGAGACCAATAGGCCTACTGATGGTCTTTATTATAATAAATACAGTCGTTACCTGTATCCAAAATAGTTTCCTAACACAGAAACACCAggaggccaaaaaaaaaaaaaaaaaaaacgggttGTTTAAGAAAATGAATTGAAATACATCGTCTTTTGACTTGTGTCTTTACTTTTATTAGCATCTTCCTCTTTTTAGAccatttatttacaaaaaatgTAGCTTCATACCTGAATGAATGATGATATGGCACTTAGCAACGAGGGTCATTTCATTCATAAATGAGCAGGGTATAATTAGTGATACATTTGGTGTCCCCTGTTACACAAAGGATCAACTGAGTTTTTGACTtgtgtgtttaaaaaaaaaaaaaaaaaaatcaaggttAATATATCATGAGTCCATTTCTGTGATCAATATAATATTTCCTTAGCCTTACTACTTTCTAATATCACATCCTttgattaagaaaaaaaatgaaatgaaaaagattGACATACTGTAAAACAAGGGCATTATCATTATCACAAACTAATACGTAATGATTTATGAACCATAATGGCACATAAACAATTCAATGGATGACAGCAGAGGTTGTGAGAACTTATCTTATTTAAcctataagaaagaaaaaaaatgaaagtcatTCCTGATGTTATTTATCCAACAACTAGTGAAAAATTAAAGGGTATAGTTACATAAGTTAATACAAATATGTAATATAGGTTACACTGGATAACTGACCAAATTTCCACCAAAATGTTACACATTTTAATTAAGACCGAGACAATTTGAATTTGTAATACTTTCCAAAGTATTTAGCATTTACTTAAAGCATCAAAATTCATATCGTGATTTGTAGTATTTTTTAAATTCTCTGATTTTTTCTCCAGTATGAAACCTTGTCTTTCACTTATAATTAGTTCAGGCAACAAAATGAtctggaaatgaaaaatacaacaAGCATTTTTGAAGAAAGGTTTCTCTGCTACACTGGTGAAGAAAATGTGgcaagagagagaaagagggagAGTGGGTGAGTGTGGGGGTTTGGTGGGGGGTTCTCAAGGTTTTTTTGAGACATTCCCATGGCAATGATTTCACCTCAGCCACATAAGGACCAGAGGAATGGTGCTACCAGCATCTCAAGGATCAAACTATTCTACTTCATATCATTCCATTTGCATTTGCATTAGCATTAGCAAAACTCATGGCAGGCCAAAACTAGTGAATAATTTATCTTTATCACatagcaaaaatgccaaatggCTAATGCTAAAAGGGCAAagtgctatacaagtgcaaatgTTTATCATAGGTTTGTACACAGGATCCATAGGAATTTTATACGAGAAAAAGCTCGAACCTTCAAACACTGCTACACAAACTTTGGACACTAAATTATTGGCTGCAAGCTGTTAAAGTACAGGCAGATACACTGTTAAAATAGTCACACCTAAGCATGTCTGGTACATTTCTACATACAAAATTTGTAAACTTATTTTGAGTTTGGATCTAGAAGCAACCCTACTGTATCGCAAATTTGAGCCAATCTCTGGGTCATAGTTTACCCCTGTAATGCTTTACAAATTATAGATATACAAACTGCACAACACCTTGGATCTGAGAAACTCTTTCATGGAAAAAGTCATTTTTattggtaaattaatttaagtaACATTTGGTTAAAATTAAGTACAAAAGTATGCTGTGCTTGATATATAAACCATTAATGGATGTGCAAACTTTCAATGCATTTGTAAGAGAACAATGCACACGCCCTTTTACATTTCCACTTATAGCAAACattctacccctcccctccaactACCACCCTACCAAACCCCCCTTCCCTCACCATACCCTTCCTCCCCATGCTCATATCATGAGAAGATATTATTACAAGTGATTAATTGTGTACTAAAAGCTACTTTAGTCAAAGTGATACTGGAATAATGACAAATAAATACATATCATgcaaaaagttgacatttttgtAAGATTTCTGGGTGAATTCtaaaatattaaatgacatCAGAAAAATGCACTCTTCAAATGTGTagtttttctctttaaagaAAGAATGATATCGATAAAGGAAAACCCTTATCGAATAAAGTGCTTTTCTCGGTgccaaaatactaaaacaatGAGAAGACACTCAATCTTTAAATTCCATGGAAGTCAGGACGACATTAATACGGCATTTAACAGTTTTCCTTACGGATAAACCTCCTTATCTCTCATTGTGTTACGATCTCTGTTAATTTCTGTCACATTTAATGaatcatttaaaaaagaaaaaaaagaaaaaatacagcCTCTTCGGTAGTTCATTTCAACAGTTTAAATTGGATTTGAAAAAGGTTTAACACTTAATATAAAAaagattgtttttgttgtctCAAATTGAAACCGAAAAACCAACAATGGTGTTGAATCAGTTACACATTTtcagtttaaaaacaaaagagttgCTAATTCCTGCATTCCCACCTACCCCATCTCCAATGCCCCCCTTataatatgattttattttatttactcttTGAAGACAGCAATTCCTTACCGAATGAAATGGTAAGagattacaatttatttttccatttaaaATGTCACAACCAAAGCCACAACCAATGCTACCTACAATAAACAATTTATGGATATGAATTATGTTGAAAGTTTTTCTCCAGAGATTCCCTGTACCCTCCCCATACCTGCCCAGTGGAATAGccagagggtgggggggggggcaggaggggAAGACAATACGAGGACAgcaaaaaaattggcaaaagaAAGATAGGCAGCCATGATATATGATAGTCGATAGGCTACTTGTTTTTAAGATCTCTTGCTAAGAAAGTTTTCCTCATTAGCCATACTAAGCACTAAACAAGAAATCTCTGGTCAAGTTAACTCTGATTCAGTGGCTGAAACTTTCAAGCTTCCTGTGGAACTTGATTTCTCAACTTTAACAAAAACACACCTCCACTTGGGTGAATATAATATAGAAAAACATACAGTACGAGATACCTGCACATTCCAACCCATacactattttatttttataattgcTTGATATCTTTCATGTGTACGGGGATCATAACCACTGGGAGCAAGCATTAATTGAACTTAAAATTCTCTTACTGGGGACAAAATTTgactttgcccccccccccctccatcacgAAGGCTGGCTCCACGCATGGACTAGTCTAGTCTGCATTATAATCAGGGATGTCTGGTTGTTAACCTCAATATGACATAGGGCATAATATCCACCAAACTTACAGATCTGTTAGTGGTTATAAGGGCTCTTGCAGCTACCACCAATCAATCTTTGACAAATCAAAgcacaaaaatgtcaatattcaGCATATGAAATGAGTTTGTAAAACATTGTACTACTTTTGGCTCTTTTATCACTCTACCAATACAGTGCACTGATGGATCTTCACCTTCCCACTTCCATTTAAAATATGTCTTGGTAAATAACAGTGAGCAAAGAAAGAGGTACATATATGGGAGAGTAACAAGCTTGCAGAAGCTAcctaaaataatgaaatttcaTTGAGAAATCCAACTAAATATGGAACTATGTTATCCAACTTTATCAGATTATGagttttattcttttattctAACAATGTGAACTTAtggtaataaaaaaagaagaagaagaattaaacCCAATGAATTGACTATTTGTTGTCTTTCTGACACTGGTAGAGTGTAAGAAACTGAAAGCCCTACACTGTAGTATCActataatatgtatgtatgaatatatacatatatatatacagtataactATACGGTACCTTACAGCATGCTGTAAGTTAAGTTTCACGCctgcgatcatcagacaacatgCTGTATCTGATGATCGACGTGCAGGCGTGaaacaacatgctgtaagttaccgtatAGGTTTACTATATTATTTGCTCTACTACTATGAATTGAGCACTCTTGCAGCCGAAAGTGAGCAATTGaacctttgttttatatatatgtatatatacctcTGACAGAATAAGATAAGACAAAACATTACACATAGTTAATTGATTTTTTCTATGGCACTTTTCCCCATTTTGTAACATAAGagaattgtatatatatatatatatatacgtttgcATTTAGCCGATTTCGTCCTGATATAGGCCGGGATCCGCTGGAGATAGCTGTATGCGTTTCGATATCTTCACCCTGCACAGAGGGCACTGTTCAACTTGCACTGCACAGTCCATACATAGCCCACTACAATGCAATATGAAAAGATATAATCAGAGGTGTATGTGCAATCTCTTGCGTTGTGTTCTAAGTTGACGTTCTGCTCAGTAAAAATTGATTGCTGAACAAAAAATGCCGGAACCCACATCTTCATTGCATTTTATAagatgaaaatatgaattattcataaagaaaaaaagtgatgTTTTGTGGATGCTTTTGGCAACAACAGAGTGATCAAAGTCTTAATGGTTATCGAGCTGGaaatgtttctctttttctttacGGAAAATGGTAGCAAAACAGAGAAATATATTCTGCGGTCAGTTTTCCACTATTCTTTTACTTTATATCTTTTTCTTTACGACATAGCAATCATTAATCCAGACAGGAAAATATTCTAGGAAGAAAGTTGCATTTTTGACAACATTCAAGATTCAGAGGAGAAGGTTGAAAGCTCAGGAAACATTGCAAATGTATCAAACGGGCATCACACAAGGGTAACTCGTGACTTTTTTACCAGCTTTTTACAGCAATAATGGGGGTAAATTTTTAAGGTAAGCATAACGAAAAGATATGAAATATAGTATAGTTCCCCCTCTATGGTCATGGGGAGCCATCGTATGACATTGCCACGACTAAATTACATCTATATGATTCCTATTTCTGTAGTACATGAAGGTCTCCACTCACCCGTGATTACAGGGTACCAGCTTAGCATTAGCATCCATATCACAACATATAGAACAAGAAGATTCACTTATACTCATGCTGGAAAGAAGTTTCATCTTCTGGAATCTACATAAACAggggaagaaaaacaaacaagaaaaatgttttacttgttTGACTttataattaacatttttcCCTAACAGTTTACAAAAACATAAGGCCACCACTGAAACTGAACCTCGTTTTGGTTTGGAGAAGTTCCTTTCATGGGTACTATCGTGTTTACCATAGCATTAGGAATGGCATATGCTCAGTGAGTGTAATAACATAACCTCGCTAGTCTGtctttgacatttgacctctccTATTTGTGTAAATATGTCATGAATCAGTGGTCATGATGACTGATGGGTTTCTGCATATTTTTTGGAAAATCTGAACAGGAGGTCTGACTCTCTTCATCCTTTTACCCATTTCCCTCTTTCATTGATCAACCAGCAATGTGATATTGGTTTGCTTGTgactttatgaaaaaaaaaaatgcaaccaACTAGACTGCTTACCTTGGAAGGATAATCTTCTTCTCTGGAGGCAGGAATGCATAATCGTTGAATTTCTTGAAAGGCACTTTAGGAGGAAACTTGAATGGAGTCATTCCAAAATTAAAGCGACACTGCTGAAAAGACATAAAACTGGCAGCAGCGAAGAAACCGGTGCTGTGGGGGGAGAGAGATGATACACTTCAAATAAAAACTCAAAATTCTCTGGTTTAGCCTCTTGGCTTGCAATCAATCTACCAAAAAGACCAACTTCTTCTTGTCTGATGTCAACCCTTACTGAATATTCAGAAAATAAAGACTGACCCTTACCCTGacatcaattttgttttcccAAAGTCACAGAGAAATTGAGGAACAATGTGAGGACAGTCTGGTTTTATAACTCATTGTCAAAGAGTTTATTTTgtgattgtttttgtttcttgttgtgTTGACGTTTCATCAAGAGTGTAGGTGTTTTGACAAGAATCACAACTGGAACAATTTAGAATACCGTTTGACCgttttttcatttatgtatagaGGTTTACTTTATCTCCTTACAGAACAATTATACTTCTCTCCTCTCAAGAACAAAATAGacaacaaataaaacaataaagaataacCGAATCTTTTAATTACCatgacatacatacaatattattattatttttctttaaatgataTTGTTCAGAGTTTCATATCATTGCTTGGTAGTCTGTTGTTCATATCGACAGAATGACGTTGATTATTGAACACTTAATGGAAGTGATagaacaatggattaacattaacaatcaGACCTGAGGTAAGGCCTAAGCATTAATCTGGGCTTAAAGGATCATTCTGAACATTTCTAACATACTTAGGGTAAGGTGAGTTTTAATACCcattttaatgtaaataatCTAGAATTTAATTCgagttattatattttatttaaatccaCTGCTATAACCTACCACACAGACTGGAAAACATCATTGACTGGTGGGAAAGAGATACCGTTACGAGAGAAAACCATCTGCTTCTTCTCCAAGTCTATCAGGAAGCCGATTATGTCACCTGGATTATCAagatgacaaaaacaaaaaacaaattgaactTGTAATGCAGAACAGCTTGAACCTTCCGCAATAGCGTAAGCTCGAATGATTTTCGCAGAGTGAATTGTGTTTTGTCATCCATCATCTAAGTCACACGCCAGGGTGGCCAGCTTTTCTGTGACACAACCGGCCAAACTTACAGCCAAATCGGTTGAAAAAAGCATCACATACAAATTTTCTGTGAATTTATGACAATTGACCCTGTCTATGGGTTTGCAAGTCAGTTTTCAAACAGTTTTCTTTCCCAGTATACAAAATGCCTCACAAGTCACTTTGGTCTACttaatactttttttctatCTACCTTTGTAAAACTAATTAGCAAACTataaaatccaaaaaaaaataatggaaaacCACATTATGCAATTGTGAAGAACAGAATTCTCTTTAACTGTGCTGTTGAACCCACAGTTGATGGTAATCTCTGCTTAAAATCTTTCTCCCAAAAAAAAGTAGCACTTTTTTATATTTGGCTTCCATGTTTTTATCAGACAGCTTCTTACCAGGTTTCCACTGAGGATGGTCATGTGGTCGACTCTTAGCATTGTACCAATACAGCTGCCTGCAGCCATCGTACGAAAAAGAATACTCGTCATCTCCAATACCGACTCCTTCCTGAAAACAGAGATGGAATCAGTCGATATCGTTACAACTAAATCTGAAAGTGAAATCTGACAGAAATAACTAGGCGAGTTTAAGGGACACAGAACCCAAGGTCTCACGTTGTTGTCAAGATTCCGCCACACTCACATCAGAGGGCTTTTGTATCTGAATAATGGCAAATGGGTGTGGTTAATACCATGGGTACATACATGTGAAAGTAATCTACTGCATTTTCAAGACATAGCAATATACAGGTGCATCTAATGACACCAGAACACAAGTTTACAGATTAGTGATTAGAAGAAGATCATCTAGATGTCTAGACCTTGAAAAAGCAAGGACCAAGGAAGACCAAAAACATGGCAGGGGGCAACAAGTGTTTTATTCCGAATTAATCCAACTGAGCCTTACAGTCTCTAGGTCATGTCTGTCAACTCCAGACCTGCGGACATCTGATAAAACAACCCAACTCAACAGGAGCCAAGTCTAACAAAAGATATCTAAAACGAAAGCAATGAATATATACCGATATGATCACCATTATTGGGACTTCAGTCAATTTGGCTGTATACTACTCACATGATTAAGAAATTTACTCTGTTTTGTGGCCCAGCCTATCTGCATGACGCCATCTGTCAGCACCAGGACCTCATAGTACCAGGTACCTTCGTCCACACAGAACGTACTACGAACACTCTCAAATGATAAGGCATCGCTCCTTGCCTGTATTCGaatccacacacaaaaaaaaaaggagaaaaacttGTTTACTTCAGATTTAAACAGGAAAAAACAGATTTGTTCATGTAATAGCGATTTTatacaaatggaaaaaaaagtgaCATGAGATTACAGAAAATTGAACGGATGAACTCACCTCTAGTCCGTCAGCCGAGATCTTCAGATATTCGCTGACGTCATGGTCATTAAGGATGACATTGCACTTTTCCATGGAAAGCCCTTCAAAGGTAAGAGTCCTACCATCAATAGGTACTGacaaaagagaagagaaaagagagaTAGTTGCAGAATTAACTCAAATATGCACAATAGGGTCAGTGAGATTTCCACCATTTTCCCTTCCTCATCAAACCCTCCTCACATCATTTTCTTTCCCAGCTTTACAGGCAAAAGCTATGAAAATCTCATAAGACTGACGAAAGATCGATAGAAGCGTTCAAATATTTAAGTCAAGATCCTCattctctccctccctctcccaccccccttcTTTTCCAGTTGACCGGTTGCTTTGAGGAATGTGTGCCTAAGCTTTAACATTTcattctagttgttattatctTATTAAGAAAGAGACGGCTCAAAAACACATCCAAGATCTCAGTACTGCTAGTAGGATGCAATCAAGTAATCTAAGAACCAGATGTTTCCTGAAGCAATTTGCCTGACTAGGACTTATACGAAAATATCGGCATAGGCATTTTAACGTCAAATGTTCTGACCTTTCTCCTCAATGTTTGAGCGTTACTTTTGCAGTGGTAAATGCCTATTGTCATCAAAAGCAACATTATTAACACCTTTGATAATGTACCAACATAGCAGGGCAATGTTTTTCCTGTCGTTCAGTGGACCAAAAGTATGATCAGACAATCAAAATCAGCTTTGGTGGTCGTAGTTTACATCAAGTtcagattgcattttaataaATACTCCCAAATTGGTCAAATCATAAATTGATATCGCCCTCTAAAATTTTGGAGATAgtaacataaaaacaaaaagagtgaTAGGCCTATGATTCACCTGAAGGTGAGTTTCTTTGGCCCAAGGCCTTGTGTTCAactcaccaaacctacacatctctcttaaagagtacatattggtcattctttCCTATATTGCTATATATTTCATCTGACAACCAAACTTGCTGTTCAGGACCACCAAAAGGTAAGACCTGCTTGTCCGAGGGtcaaccaagaaaaaaaaaaatcctgaacAAATTTGCCTTGAAGAGCATATGAAGCAATAACAGCAAAACATGAATATGGGTAGATTATTTTTCACTTGATAAAGTATAATCTACTACCTATTGTCTATATTCTAGCAGTGCCCTATTACCAAATAACTGACACTTACAAGTATTATCCAAGCACCACTGAGCACAGAATCCAACTTCCCTGAATTTGGTGAGAGAGCTATCTTGATACTTTTCCAGTTCCATCAGCTTTTCCTGGATTCCAGATTTGCGTATCGTCGCCTTATTCTCTCCTGCAAAGTTGAATGTGGGATTCAGTGGTTGCTAGCAATCAAGTCACAGACCATCAGTGTTGGCCGAAATTTTTAACATCGTGCTAAAAATCGCTTAAAGTCTTCAATTGGAATAAGCTTCTAGAATCACACTGAGCATCAAATATTACAATGTCGCAAAGGAACATATTTTGTCT contains the following coding sequences:
- the LOC139965476 gene encoding RING finger and SPRY domain-containing protein 1-like translates to MMGNSCFGKRRRTDHAYGPQVPQNVNSRGEEEQLWSPVPRLYPDRPHNGIVMLRGSHMFTCDMNYIWNMDVESLVLLTLKEIRRLVDNNQEPPLSIIRLNEIGESESGWVQVVQAMISTIPMDDPLGPAVIALLLDECPLPTVETVEKLYDILKPSGELAQEALHLPAKHRNFTCILGCVAGILAGLKSVELLKDSVLEYLLTLLDPKFAQEVVLFALVALEKFAQTGENKATIRKSGIQEKLMELEKYQDSSLTKFREVGFCAQWCLDNTLPIDGRTLTFEGLSMEKCNVILNDHDVSEYLKISADGLEARSDALSFESVRSTFCVDEGTWYYEVLVLTDGVMQIGWATKQSKFLNHEGVGIGDDEYSFSYDGCRQLYWYNAKSRPHDHPQWKPGDIIGFLIDLEKKQMVFSRNGISFPPVNDVFQSVCTGFFAAASFMSFQQCRFNFGMTPFKFPPKVPFKKFNDYAFLPPEKKIILPRFQKMKLLSSMSISESSCSICCDMDANAKLVPCNHGGLCMDCAVQVEQCPLCRVKISKRIQLSPADPGLYQDEIG